One part of the Candidatus Hydrogenedentota bacterium genome encodes these proteins:
- a CDS encoding 2-hydroxyglutaryl-CoA dehydratase has product MSAGPLFAGVDVGSATTKAVLLDATGAIAAHTVIPSGGKLAAAAHVALERVLGEVSAELKTVAALVSTGYGRESVAGRTKAVTEITCHARGAHALNPAARSVIDIGGQDSKAIALDEKGGVRRFEMNDKCAAGTGRFLEVMARTLQVGLDEIGPLALSAGSPARISSTCTVFAESEVISLLAQDESIPGILAGLCAAISQRVNALAARVGMTPEVMMTGGVAKNIGVVKGLEQAIGLKLTTPEEPQIVGALGAALIARDLGL; this is encoded by the coding sequence ATGAGCGCGGGACCGCTTTTCGCGGGCGTGGACGTCGGTTCCGCCACGACCAAAGCCGTGCTTCTCGACGCCACGGGCGCCATTGCCGCGCACACGGTCATCCCGAGCGGCGGCAAGCTGGCCGCGGCCGCGCACGTCGCGCTCGAACGCGTGCTGGGCGAAGTCTCCGCGGAACTCAAGACGGTCGCCGCGCTCGTTTCCACGGGGTACGGCCGGGAAAGCGTGGCCGGGCGTACAAAGGCGGTTACCGAGATTACGTGTCATGCGCGGGGCGCGCATGCGTTGAACCCCGCGGCGCGTTCGGTGATCGACATCGGCGGGCAGGATTCAAAGGCCATTGCCCTGGACGAGAAAGGCGGCGTGCGCCGCTTCGAGATGAACGACAAATGCGCGGCGGGCACGGGCCGGTTTCTCGAGGTCATGGCGCGCACGCTGCAGGTCGGTCTCGACGAGATTGGGCCGCTTGCGCTCAGCGCCGGTTCCCCGGCGCGGATTTCGTCAACATGCACCGTCTTCGCGGAGAGCGAGGTCATTTCGCTGCTCGCGCAGGACGAGAGCATCCCGGGCATCCTCGCGGGATTGTGCGCGGCCATCTCGCAGCGCGTGAACGCGCTGGCCGCGCGCGTGGGCATGACGCCGGAGGTCATGATGACCGGCGGCGTTGCCAAGAACATCGGTGTGGTCAAAGGGCTCGAACAGGCTATCGGGCTGAAACTGACTACGCCGGAAGAGCCGCAGATCGTGGGCGCCCTGGGCGCGGCCTTGATCGCGCGCGACCTCGGCCTCTGA